In Verrucomicrobiota bacterium, a single window of DNA contains:
- a CDS encoding sulfatase-like hydrolase/transferase, giving the protein MVEICSLRKKLSDQAISVFITVDDLRPALGCYGDTQVVSPNIDRMANAGVVFDKAFCGVAICGVSRASMFS; this is encoded by the coding sequence ATGGTTGAAATTTGTTCTCTTAGGAAAAAACTGTCTGATCAAGCCATTAGTGTTTTCATTACAGTTGATGATTTAAGACCTGCTTTAGGTTGTTATGGAGATACTCAAGTTGTGTCTCCTAACATTGACCGTATGGCCAATGCAGGTGTGGTTTTTGATAAAGCCTTTTGCGGCGTAGCAATTTGCGGGGTATCTAGAGCTAGTATGTTTAGTTGA